The proteins below are encoded in one region of Juglans microcarpa x Juglans regia isolate MS1-56 chromosome 4D, Jm3101_v1.0, whole genome shotgun sequence:
- the LOC121260610 gene encoding E3 ubiquitin-protein ligase WAV3, translating to MGTGWRRAFCTTIPRDSDSSSLPDKQQRSPSSSPSPRSCTRLGFLSGGGGSNPSTPRLQSQAIVKSPSLRCRTSTSEASQTPTVNESPRLECNTSTPKTRSKSPRTLLGSNQTSPRSPLKLSLFKNSFKFRSSCGVCLNSVKTGQGTAIYTAECAHAFHFPCIADHVRKNGSLVCPVCNTTWKDVPLLAVHKNLGSQSQQQNEVEENTNKHKNHDLKAKPKIEEKKMLESSPRTLKPKPEILQQQPKPSYDDDEPLLSPTAGSRISPIPEADENAVEDENDDAEEEFQGFFVNNPNPPSSSIKYSDEAPINGRDQRNVRVRLLPESALVSSGRSHDTYVVALRVKAPPARNSGASTRLDRAPIDLVTVLDVSGSMTGAKLQMLKRAMRLVISSLGSGDRLSIVAFSATTRRLLPLRRMTAQGQRAAQRIVDRLACGQGTSVGDALRKATKVLEDRRERNPVASIILLSDGQDQEDGRVRANQRQASSHVSSTRFAHIEIPVHKFGFWNHQHEPDEDALVKCVGGLLSVVVQDLRIQLRFPSPAEISAIYSCNGRPTVLGSGSVRLGDLYAEEERELLVELRVPSSVALGAHLVMSVRCLYKDPASQEVVYGKEQALLVPSPQAVRSSAPRIERLRNVFITTRAIAESRRLIEHDEFSSAHQLLASARALLLQSNSESADEYVRSLEAELAELLWRIQQQQQQQMLMMIQRRRGHERDLMGGAIVDENGEPLTPTSAWRAAEKLAKVAIMKKSLNRVSDLHGFENARF from the exons ATGGGTACTGGTTGGAGAAGAGCCTTTTGCACTACGATCCCGCGAGACTCAGATTCCTCTTCACTACCTGACAAGCAACAAAGAAGTCCTAGTTCCAGCCCAAGCCCCAGAAGCTGTACCAGATTGGGGTTCCTCTCCGGTGGAGGTGGAAGCAACCCTTCCACGCCTCGTTTACAGTCTCAAGCAATAGTCAAAAGCCCAAGCCTGCGTTGCCGAACAAGTACATCAGAGGCTTCTCAAACGCCTACTGTTAACGAAAGTCCGAGACTTGAATGCAATACCAGCACTCCCAAGACCCGTTCCAAGAGCCCAAGAACACTGCTTGGCTCAAACCAGACCTCTCCTCGATCCCCTCTCAAGCTGTCACTCTTCAAGAACAGTTTCAAATTCAGA AGTAGCTGTGGAGTCTGTTTGAACAGTGTGAAGACGGGTCAGGGAACAGCCATTTACACGGCGGAGTGCGCACACGCATTTCACTTCCCGTGCATCGCTGACCATGTGCGCAAGAATGGCAGCCTTGTTTGCCCTGTGTGCAACACCACCTGGAAAGACGTACCTTTACTCGCCGTCCACAAGAACCTTGGCTCCCAATCCCAGCAACAGAACGAAGTGGAGGAGAACActaacaaacacaaaaatcacgACCTCAAAGCAAAACCAAAGattgaagagaagaaaatgttaGAATCGTCCCCAAGAACTCTCAAACCCAAGCCCGAAATACTACAGCAGCAACCAAAACCATCCTACGATGACGACGAGCCGCTTCTATCTCCCACAGCCGGTTCTCGGATTAGCCCAATCCCCGAGGCGGATGAGAATGCCGTAGAGGACGAAAACGACGATGCGGAAGAAGAGTTTCAGGGGTTCTTCGTCAATAATCCCAACCCTCCATCTTCATCCATCAAGTATTCCGACGAAGCGCCAATCAACGGCAGGGATCAGAGGAACGTTCGGGTGAGATTGTTACCCGAGTCTGCACTAGTATCGTCCGGTAGGTCCCACGACACCTACGTGGTTGCTCTGAGAGTGAAGGCTCCACCGGCTCGCAATTCGGGAGCGTCAACGCGTCTTGACCGGGCTCCCATCGACTTGGTGACGGTGCTCGATGTCAGTGGCAGCATGACCGGTGCCAAGCTGCAGATGCTGAAGCGCGCCATGCGTCTAGTCATTTCGTCGCTCGGTTCGGGCGATCGGCTTTCCATTGTGGCCTTTTCAGCTACTACCAGAAGGTTATTGCCCCTGAGGAGAATGACGGCTCAGGGTCAGCGCGCCGCTCAGCGCATAGTTGACCGGCTCGCCTGTGGTCAAGGGACTAGCGTGGGAGATGCTTTGAGGAAAGCTACCAAGGTGCTTGAAGATCGGAGGGAGAGAAATCCCGTTGCCAGTATCATTTTGTTATCCGATGGTCAAGATCAGGAGGATGGTAGGGTCCGCGCAAATCAACGCCAAGCGTCCAGCCACGTGTCTTCAACCCGTTTCGCTCACATTGAGATCCCGGTTCATAAGTTCGGGTTCTGGAACCACCAGCACGAGCCGGACGAGGACGCCTTGGTCAAATGCGTTGGCGGCTTATTGAGCGTAGTGGTGCAGGACCTGAGGATTCAACTTAGGTTTCCTTCTCCAGCGGAGATCTCAGCCATCTATTCCTGCAATGGACGGCCCACAGTTCTCGGCTCTGGTTCTGTTCGGCTGGGTGACTTGTACGCGGAGGAAGAGAGGGAGCTACTCGTAGAGCTGAGGGTTCCGTCCTCGGTAGCTTTAGGTGCCCACCTCGTGATGTCCGTTCGGTGCCTTTACAAGGACCCCGCGTCACAAGAGGTTGTGTACGGCAAAGAACAGGCACTGCTTGTACCCAGTCCGCAAGCCGTTCGATCATCGGCACCCAGGATCGAACGGTTGAGGAACGTCTTCATCACCACACGGGCCATAGCCGAGTCCCGGCGACTAATTGAGCACGACGAGTTTTCAAGTGCCCATCAGTTGCTCGCGTCGGCTCGAGCATTGTTATTGCAGTCGAATTCCGAATCGGCTGACGAGTACGTTCGCAGCTTGGAGGCCGAGCTGGCAGAGCTTCTCTGGAGGatacagcagcagcaacaacagcaGATGTTGATGATGATTCAACGAAGGAGAGGCCACGAGAGGGACTTGATGGGTGGCGCTATAGTGGACGAGAATGGGGAGCCGCTGACGCCGACGTCGGCTTGGAGAGCGGCTGAGAAGCTGGCTAAAGTAGCCATCATGAAGAAGTCGTTGAATCGAGTCAGTGATTTGCACGGGTTCGAAAACGCcagattttaa